TTTCTTTCCTGTCTTTCCTGTCTCAATGCTTCGAGGTCTTTCAGTACCTTAATAAGTTTTTCATCCATCTTACTCCATTCTTCATCCTTTTCTTTCGTAGCTGCGGTTTCAAATGGAGCTGTTAAAAACTTATCTACCCTCTGATTGATTCCATCCAGCAAGCGACGATCACGAGCTTCCAAGCGTTCATCCATTTTATTGAAAAGCATTTGAGTCTCCTGTTTTCCATCTTCTTTTCCTTTTACATAGGCACGTTCCACAGCTTCATTAATAATGGATTGAAAATCTTGTTTAGATAACGTGCTAGGGTCGGGTTTTTGTTCAAGAACGCTTAGTGTCTTTTCAGCGTTTTTTCGGTCTCTATATTGCTTGGCTACTGCTTTTATCGCGTCTTGTCTGTTTCTCTTCTTTTCGATACATTTCTTCAATTCAAAGAACATGCTAATATCTCGATCGTAATAAATACGTTGTTCCTTGTCATTCCTTTGAAATTCATAGCCTTCTTCTTCTAACGCTAACGCCCATTGTCGTAAGGTACTTGGCTTTATATCAAGTTTTAAAGCCACTTCCTTAGCAAAAAAACCGTAACTATAGGAGTCGTTCATAACGCGATCACCTCTTTATATAAAAGTACCAACGGAGGACAAAGTTGGCAAGATATTTCTTTCTCCTTTATCTGACATTATTGACTACATA
Above is a genomic segment from Halobacillus ihumii containing:
- a CDS encoding DNA-binding protein, translating into MNDSYSYGFFAKEVALKLDIKPSTLRQWALALEEEGYEFQRNDKEQRIYYDRDISMFFELKKCIEKKRNRQDAIKAVAKQYRDRKNAEKTLSVLEQKPDPSTLSKQDFQSIINEAVERAYVKGKEDGKQETQMLFNKMDERLEARDRRLLDGINQRVDKFLTAPFETAATKEKDEEWSKMDEKLIKVLKDLEALRQERQERKGWKFWKW